A DNA window from Oscillatoria salina IIICB1 contains the following coding sequences:
- a CDS encoding sugar O-acetyltransferase, whose product MEQPPQTEKEKMLAGELYLASDPELKQLRQQAAELTHCYHHTPPSENQQRLQILQQLFASLGANPEIVPPFHCDYGSNIYAGDNLYLNTGCVILDCNPVRLGDNVLCGPYVQIYAAYHPTVPEVRLTRRELAAPVTIGNNVWIGGGAIICPGVAIGDNTTIGAGSVVVESITANVIAAGNPCRTIRDA is encoded by the coding sequence ATGGAACAACCACCCCAAACAGAAAAAGAGAAGATGCTCGCAGGTGAACTATACCTCGCATCAGACCCAGAACTAAAACAACTCAGGCAACAAGCCGCCGAACTTACACATTGCTATCACCATACCCCTCCAAGCGAAAATCAGCAACGGCTGCAAATCCTCCAACAATTATTTGCTTCCTTGGGAGCCAATCCTGAGATTGTACCTCCTTTTCACTGCGACTACGGTAGTAACATCTATGCGGGAGACAATCTCTATCTCAACACTGGTTGTGTAATCTTGGATTGCAATCCAGTGCGCTTAGGAGATAATGTTCTGTGTGGTCCCTATGTCCAAATATACGCCGCTTACCATCCCACTGTTCCTGAAGTGCGACTTACACGAAGAGAACTTGCTGCTCCGGTAACTATTGGTAATAATGTTTGGATTGGTGGTGGTGCAATTATTTGTCCAGGAGTGGCGATCGGCGATAATACTACTATTGGAGCCGGGAGTGTGGTTGTCGAAAGTATTACCGCTAATGTCATCGCCGCAGGTAATCCTTGTCGAACGATTAGAGATGCTTAA